The proteins below are encoded in one region of Triticum aestivum cultivar Chinese Spring chromosome 1B, IWGSC CS RefSeq v2.1, whole genome shotgun sequence:
- the LOC123096554 gene encoding probable LRR receptor-like serine/threonine-protein kinase At1g51880 yields MAMTLWLPLLLWITAAAGVPQARAQPDNKGFITIDCGLSEEMGYVDNATKLSYTPDAGFIDADTGTNHIISPEYVVPALAKVWYSLRSFPTGMRNCYTLRSLMPGLKYMIRGRFKYGNYDGLDRLPVFDLHIGANYWHTVNITNSTDAVFVEAIVVVPEDFMQVCLVDTGGGTPFISGLDLRPLKRTLYPQVTPAQGLVLFARLNFGPTDETFYVRYPDDPHDRIWRPWGNKVMWTEISMASGVQNIANEDLFEAPKAVLKTAIKPRNASGDLEFTWYPVPTPKDPSPGYIAILHFAELEILPNNTVRQLNITLNSKPLYLYTSDIVPDRIYDIALYNSGPFIRHNNYTISINATANSTLPPIINAAEIFSLIPTTNLGTDSQDVSAIMAIKAKYQVKKNWMGDPCVPKSMAWDRLTCSYPPGSPPRITSVNLSSSGLNGDISSTFANLKTIQYLDLSNNNLTGSIPDALSQLPSLTFLYGNNPNLCTNGNSCQLPAKRNSKLAIYIAVPAVLLAVIVSMILLLICFLKPKKQGEVSAAPQQSNAPENNVCTDSSLERLENRRFTYKELELITNNFQRVLGRGGFGYVYDGFLEDGTQVAVKLQSHSSHQGVKEFLAEAQILTRIHHKNLVSMIGYCKDGEYMALVYEYMSEGTLEEHIEGINRNASRLAWTERLRIALESAQGLEYLHKGCNPPLIHRDVKATNILLNTRLEARIADFGLSKAFDDSNDTHVSTNTLVGTPGYVDPECQATMQPTTKSDVYSFGVVLLELVTGKPAILREPVPVSIIQWTRKRLARGNIEDVVDSQMLGGYDVNSVWKVADIALKCTTQMSTHRPTMTDVVMQLQECIELEKARGGDDITSDGFCSGNSGENPNLSYDAYTTNQSTNVSQNNTTFEKEHNFKRVPTVDTGPSAR; encoded by the exons ATGGCGATGACGCTGTGGTTGCCGCTTCTTCTCTGGATCACTGCGGCCGCCGGCGTACCCCAAGCTCGCGCTCAGCCTGACAACAAAG GATTCATAACCATAGATTGTGGTCTCTCGGAGGAGATGGGCTATGTGGACAACGCCACCAAGCTCTCGTACACCCCCGACGCTGGCTTCATCGATGCCGACACCGGCACGAACCATATTATCTCGCCGGAGTATGTCGTCCCGGCTTTGGCCAAGGTTTGGTACAGTTTGCGTAGCTTCCCAACCGGCATGCGGAACTGCTACACGCTTCGCTCCCTCATGCCCGGGCTCAAGTACATGATCCGAGGGAGGTTCAAGTACGGCAACTACGACGGCCTTGATCGGCTGCCAGTGTTTGACCTCCATATCGGCGCCAACTACTGGCACACCGTGAACATCACGAACTCAACGGATGCGGTGTTCGTGGAGGCCATCGTGGTGGTGCCGGAAGACTTCATGCAGGTCTGCCTGGTGGACACCGGTGGCGGTACGCCGTTCATTTCTGGCCTGGACCTGAGGCCGCTGAAAAGAACACTCTACCCGCAGGTGACCCCGGCACAGGGTCTGGTCCTATTTGCCAGGCTCAACTTCGGCCCGACCGACGAGACCTTCTACGTTAGGTATCCCGATGATCCACACGACCGGATATGGAGGCCTTGGGGCAACAAGGTAATGTGGACCGAGATATCAATGGCCAGCGGGGTGCAGAACATAGCCAACGAAGACTTATTCGAGGCGCCCAAGGCGGTGTTGAAGACGGCGATCAAGCCTCGGAATGCCTCTGGGGACTTAGAATTCACCTGGTACCCCGTGCCCACCCCCAAAGACCCGTCCCCCGGGTACATTGCCATCCTGCACTTCGCCGAGCTAGAGATCCTACCCAACAACACTGTGCGCCAGCTGAATATCACCCTCAACAGCAAGCCGTTGTATTTGTATACAAGCGACATCGTGCCGGATCGTATCTATGATATCGCCCTCTACAACAGTGGCCCCTTCATCCGTCACAACAACTACACAATCTCCATCAACGCCACGGCTAACTCGACGTTGCCGCCTATCATCAACGCGGCCGAGATCTTCTCCCTCATCCCCACAACCAACCTTGGCACCGACTCCCAGGATG TTTCCGCAATCATGGCGATCAAGGCCAAGTATCAAGTGAAGAAAAACTGGATGGGTGATCCGTGTGTTCCGAAGAGTATGGCATGGGACAGGTTGACCTGCAGCTACCCACCCGGCAGCCCTCCAAGGATCACAAGCGT AAACCTGTCCTCCAGTGGTCTAAATGGCGATATATCATCAACTTTCGCGAATCTCAAGACAATCCAATACCT GGACCTGTCAAACAATAACCTTACAGGCTCAATTCCAGATGCCCTTTCGCAATTACCTTCACTGACGTTTCT ATATGGCAACAATCCAAACCTCTGTACCAATGGTAATTCATGTCAGCTGCCTGCTAAAAGGAATAGCAAGCTAGCCATCTACATTGCTGTGCCCGCAGTTCTGCTTGCAGTGATAGTATCAATGATATTGCTACTGATTTGCTTCCTGAAACCAAAGAAGCAAGGTGAGGTTTCTGCAGCACCACAACAATCC AATGCACCGGAAAACAATGTCTGCACCGACAGTTCGCTGGAACGCCTTGAGAACCGTCGGTTCACGTACAAAGAGTTAGAGCTGATAACGAACAACTTTCAGCGAGTGCTTGGACGGGGCGGGTTTGGGTATGTCTACGACGGCTTCTTGGAGGATGGTACACAGGTGGCGGTGAAGCTGCAGTCTCATTCTTCCCATCAAGGCGTCAAGGAGTTCCTCGCAGAG GCTCAAATTTTGACACGGATTCATCACAAGAATCTTGTCTCCATGATTGGTTATTGCAAGGATGGAGAGTATATGGCACTTGTCTATGAGTACATGTCGGAAGGAACACTGGAAGAGCATATTGAGGGTAT CAACCGCAACGCATCACGTCTAGCATGGACAGAAAGGCTACGAATCGCACTTGAATCTGCGCAAG GGCTGGAGTACCTACACAAGGGTTGCAATCCGCCCCTCATCCATAGAGATGTTAAGGCCACCAACATTTTGTTGAACACGAGACTCGAGGCTAGGATCGCTGACTTTGGCTTGTCCAAGGCCTTTGACGACAGCAATGACACCCATGTGTCTACAAACACGCTCGTCGGCACCCCTGGATACGTAGATCCAGAGTGCCAAGCGACGATGCAGCCAACAACAAAGAGTGATGTGTACAGCTTCGGAGTCGTGCTACTAGAGCTAGTCACAGGGAAGCCGGCCATCCTCCGGGAGCCGGTGCCCGTGAGTATCATCCAGTGGACACGTAAGCGGTTGGCACGGGGCAACATCGAGGATGTGGTGGATTCACAAATGCTTGGAGGTTACGATGTCAATAGTGTGTGGAAAGTTGCAGACATTGCACTCAAGTGCACCACACAAATGTCCACGCATCGACCCACCATGACTGATGTGGTGATGCAACTACAGGAATGCATTGAGCTCGAGAAGGCTCGTGGTGGCGATGACATCACAAGCGACGGATTCTGCTCTGGCAATAGTGGTGAGAACCCGAACTTAAGTTATGATGCTTACACGACTAATCAATCTACTAATGTGAGCCAAAACAACACTACATTTGAGAAGGAGCATAATTTTAAGAGAGTGCCAACAGTGGATACCGGTCCTTCTGCACGTTGA